A genomic stretch from Sulfurimonas sediminis includes:
- a CDS encoding DUF1882 domain-containing protein — translation MTAMDLKLIKMVSDHYWIKRDTVVNKITFKGRTFYNKFEKVNAPLNQSVINKHIKGEITVAHSIVDKKGIVENIVIDYNGRDPERFYHKAQLLLREEGFINFTAYETKTKGHLHLYIHKGHTTLQEAIQLGKMISMKLAAKQPKQWRMFPTNDLPDEYNILTLPYEVYAKERGASWSKHM, via the coding sequence ATGACTGCCATGGATTTAAAACTTATAAAAATGGTAAGTGACCACTACTGGATCAAAAGAGATACGGTAGTGAACAAAATCACTTTTAAAGGGCGTACTTTTTACAATAAATTTGAAAAAGTCAATGCACCTTTAAACCAGTCTGTGATCAACAAACATATAAAAGGTGAAATAACTGTCGCCCATTCGATTGTGGACAAAAAAGGGATTGTTGAGAATATAGTGATTGATTATAACGGCAGAGATCCTGAAAGATTTTATCACAAAGCACAGCTCCTTTTACGAGAAGAGGGTTTTATCAACTTTACAGCCTATGAAACGAAGACCAAAGGGCATTTGCATCTCTATATCCACAAAGGGCATACAACACTGCAAGAAGCTATACAGCTTGGCAAAATGATCAGTATGAAGCTGGCTGCCAAACAGCCAAAACAGTGGAGAATGTTTCCGACAAATGATTTGCCTGATGAATACAACATTTTGACACTTCCTTATGAAGTCTATGCAAAAGAGAGAGGCGCTTCGTGGTCGAAGCATATGTGA
- a CDS encoding SPOR domain-containing protein → MNDKNELSDIVLNKNGSSSSNKKIILAVATLGIILIVVVMLMNSLNSKGTDNLPQAILPPEPQAKTLTQETPEEPLFEEVDVIQENNSVDEDLDKIAQKLKQESKQEHKTVAAPQKKVVTQTKKVTQKPHETSKVKYYIQVGSFSKYEPNKKFLKSITNLGYKYRYHKVTVNSKTLNKVLIGPFKTQKEANNAKRVIRAKIEPGAFLVKL, encoded by the coding sequence ATGAATGATAAGAATGAACTAAGTGATATTGTCCTGAATAAAAACGGCTCATCCAGCTCAAATAAAAAAATAATTCTCGCTGTTGCTACACTGGGAATTATTCTCATTGTAGTTGTTATGCTTATGAATTCACTTAATTCCAAGGGTACAGACAATTTACCTCAGGCTATACTGCCGCCGGAACCTCAAGCCAAAACTCTTACACAGGAAACACCTGAAGAACCTCTTTTTGAAGAAGTGGATGTCATACAGGAAAATAATTCTGTTGATGAAGATTTGGACAAAATCGCACAAAAACTCAAACAAGAGAGTAAACAAGAACACAAAACAGTTGCTGCACCACAGAAAAAAGTAGTGACTCAAACCAAAAAAGTGACACAAAAACCTCATGAAACATCAAAGGTAAAGTATTATATACAGGTGGGATCTTTTTCAAAATATGAACCAAATAAAAAATTCCTAAAATCTATTACGAATTTAGGCTATAAATATAGATATCATAAAGTTACAGTCAATTCAAAAACGCTTAACAAAGTATTGATTGGACCATTTAAAACACAAAAAGAAGCAAATAATGCTAAACGTGTTATTCGTGCCAAAATTGAGCCGGGTGCATTTTTAGTAAAATTATAA
- a CDS encoding anthranilate synthase component I family protein codes for MIYSKQFTQDQLAPIAVYSKLKEFFKEEVSYLFESAGQSEGNYSFICIGARERLQYIDDKTVYTDKNGTKHIKKENPFSFLKEYYKNIDINEYKNATKELNVGYVDGFIGYIGYDMVKVFEPKLRSFMDKLKDELNTPDLDLILPKLVLVYSHKNHQITLISTLKEYSEKFQAIEDDLKGTYTYKHRVFNIGKDKGSFAHTKEKFFAMIDKSKEMIKSGDVFQILMTNRFTRHIKVHPFSFYRILRTKNPSPYMFLMEYENFSIVGSSPEVMVRLTDTQLLLRPIAGTRKRGTTKQKDKELEKELLADPKELAEHLMLIDLGRNDVGRVAKTGTVKVEDIMHIERFSHVMHIVSDVVATLDDDKDMFDLFMATFTAGTMTGAPKIRAMELIAEYEGLKRGFYSGSVGYFGFDGNMDSAIAIRTALVKEDKVVLQAGAGIVADSIKELEYLEVNNKLGALIHSLEDLDMEEKNYE; via the coding sequence TTGATATATTCTAAACAATTTACACAAGATCAGCTGGCACCTATTGCCGTTTATTCAAAACTCAAAGAATTTTTCAAGGAGGAAGTATCCTACCTTTTTGAAAGTGCCGGACAGAGTGAAGGGAACTACAGTTTTATCTGTATAGGCGCAAGAGAACGCTTACAGTATATAGACGACAAAACAGTCTATACAGACAAAAACGGTACAAAACACATTAAAAAAGAAAATCCTTTTTCCTTTTTAAAAGAGTATTATAAAAATATAGATATCAATGAATATAAAAATGCCACAAAAGAACTAAATGTCGGCTATGTGGATGGGTTTATAGGCTATATCGGTTATGATATGGTGAAAGTTTTTGAGCCAAAACTTCGGTCATTCATGGACAAGCTCAAAGATGAATTAAACACTCCGGACTTAGACCTGATTTTGCCAAAACTTGTCCTTGTCTATTCGCATAAAAATCATCAGATTACACTTATTTCAACACTCAAAGAGTACAGTGAGAAATTTCAGGCCATTGAAGATGATTTAAAAGGCACATATACTTACAAACACAGAGTTTTTAACATTGGAAAGGACAAAGGAAGCTTTGCCCATACAAAAGAAAAATTCTTTGCCATGATAGACAAATCAAAAGAGATGATTAAGAGCGGTGATGTTTTTCAAATTTTGATGACAAATCGTTTTACAAGACATATAAAAGTACACCCTTTTAGTTTTTATCGTATTCTTCGTACAAAAAACCCCTCCCCTTATATGTTTTTAATGGAGTATGAAAATTTCAGTATCGTCGGCTCATCGCCTGAAGTTATGGTGAGACTCACCGATACACAACTCCTGCTTCGCCCAATTGCCGGTACAAGAAAACGCGGAACTACAAAACAAAAAGACAAAGAACTTGAAAAAGAACTGCTCGCAGACCCAAAAGAGTTGGCTGAACATTTAATGCTTATAGACCTTGGCAGAAACGATGTCGGTCGGGTTGCCAAAACAGGAACAGTCAAAGTGGAAGACATTATGCATATAGAGCGTTTTTCCCATGTAATGCATATTGTTTCTGATGTGGTGGCAACACTCGATGATGACAAAGATATGTTTGATCTGTTTATGGCAACATTTACAGCAGGGACTATGACCGGTGCGCCCAAAATTCGCGCTATGGAACTTATAGCCGAGTATGAAGGCTTAAAACGCGGTTTTTACAGCGGCAGTGTCGGATATTTCGGGTTTGACGGGAATATGGACAGTGCAATCGCCATACGAACAGCCCTTGTAAAAGAAGACAAGGTAGTCCTCCAGGCAGGTGCAGGCATAGTTGCGGACAGCATAAAAGAGCTTGAGTATCTTGAAGTAAACAATAAACTGGGTGCGCTCATTCACTCACTTGAAGATTTAGATATGGAAGAAAAAAATTATGAATAA
- a CDS encoding shikimate dehydrogenase, producing MNKIFSIFGNPVAHSRSPLMHNSVFKNLNYKACYTRTLLQNGAKLKETFFSLGLSGANVTVPHKESAYAACDEVRGFAKKIGVVNTLINENGKLIGYNTDADGFMYAINEFQNIQNILVLGAGGTAKALVQKFLEEGLHVSILNRSKARLTYFEKLDCECYTWDNFQPSQYDLVINTTSAGLKDENLPAPKEIIEIALQNTRYVADAIYGRTTPFLQLAKEKGLTCKDGADMLLGQGVLANELFCNFELDKEAIKKEMQKSFFY from the coding sequence ATGAATAAAATTTTTTCTATCTTTGGTAATCCTGTTGCACACTCTCGTAGCCCTCTTATGCATAACAGTGTTTTTAAAAACCTTAACTATAAAGCTTGTTATACGCGTACATTACTCCAAAATGGTGCAAAATTGAAAGAAACTTTTTTTTCTCTAGGTCTAAGTGGTGCCAATGTCACAGTGCCGCACAAAGAGAGTGCCTATGCTGCCTGTGATGAAGTTCGGGGTTTTGCAAAAAAAATCGGAGTTGTCAATACACTTATAAATGAAAACGGAAAACTTATCGGCTACAACACAGATGCCGATGGATTTATGTATGCCATAAATGAGTTTCAAAATATACAAAATATTTTGGTACTTGGTGCAGGTGGCACAGCAAAAGCTCTTGTACAAAAATTCTTAGAAGAAGGATTACATGTAAGCATACTCAACAGAAGCAAAGCACGCCTTACATACTTTGAAAAACTTGACTGTGAATGTTATACATGGGATAACTTTCAGCCCAGTCAGTATGACTTGGTTATCAATACAACAAGTGCCGGTCTCAAAGATGAAAATCTACCTGCACCAAAAGAGATAATTGAAATTGCTTTGCAAAACACTCGTTATGTTGCAGATGCCATATATGGTAGAACTACTCCCTTCTTGCAACTTGCCAAAGAAAAAGGCCTTACATGTAAAGACGGTGCAGACATGCTGTTGGGACAGGGAGTATTGGCAAATGAGCTTTTTTGCAACTTTGAACTAGACAAAGAAGCTATAAAAAAGGAGATGCAAAAAAGCTTTTTTTACTAA
- a CDS encoding phospholipase A, translating into MMKVFIFLYIVLGLGYLQASEEIDATKSKINIENITNDTSKENMQKWLDNSFGLHPYKANYILPFGIANKTYINRKLELVKYKKYEAELQVSLQLEVYKNLFGLGEKYSLAYTQQAFWQLYVTSSPFRENLYNPEAFVVFPISDKTSIFQMRSVKFALAHKSNGLPDTGDIQEFNGFNLSKSINYFYTTLRLQHTTLITDLTFLAPLPGSANLSDNPDIMKYLGYTKVKFTYFYHKHMLSLMLRGNIDSLRGTFLATYSYPLRRDKSYLYIKFFSGYMESLIDYNQNITKLSIGFSFSR; encoded by the coding sequence ATGATGAAAGTTTTTATATTTTTGTATATAGTGTTAGGTTTAGGCTATCTACAGGCATCAGAAGAAATAGATGCAACAAAAAGTAAAATTAATATTGAGAATATTACAAATGATACTTCAAAAGAGAATATGCAAAAATGGTTAGACAACTCTTTTGGACTTCATCCCTATAAAGCAAATTACATCTTACCTTTTGGAATTGCAAATAAAACATATATAAACCGGAAATTAGAACTTGTAAAATATAAGAAATATGAAGCTGAACTTCAAGTAAGTTTGCAGCTTGAAGTGTATAAAAATCTTTTTGGACTTGGTGAAAAATATTCGTTAGCCTATACACAACAGGCTTTTTGGCAATTGTATGTAACATCATCTCCGTTTCGGGAAAATCTCTACAATCCTGAAGCTTTTGTTGTTTTTCCTATCAGTGATAAAACATCAATATTTCAAATGCGTTCAGTGAAATTTGCCTTGGCTCATAAATCAAATGGATTGCCAGATACAGGAGATATACAAGAATTTAATGGTTTTAATCTTTCAAAAAGTATCAATTATTTTTACACAACATTACGCCTTCAGCATACAACATTGATTACAGATCTTACTTTTTTAGCTCCTTTACCAGGAAGTGCCAACTTAAGTGATAATCCTGATATCATGAAATATCTGGGATATACAAAAGTAAAATTTACCTATTTCTACCATAAGCATATGTTGAGTCTCATGTTGCGTGGAAATATAGATAGCCTTAGAGGAACATTTTTGGCAACTTATTCTTATCCTTTACGAAGGGATAAATCATATTTGTATATTAAGTTTTTTAGCGGCTATATGGAATCTTTAATAGATTATAATCAAAATATTACAAAACTCTCCATAGGTTTTAGTTTCTCTCGATAA
- the recR gene encoding recombination mediator RecR has translation MNNSLEKFNRLVEALGELPSIGKKSATRLAYHMIMNDTFVGMKIAHAIEDALGSLKKCKECGGMSEDELCHICCDETRDTSLLCIVENAKDILLLEENGLFDGKYFVLESLEELSMAHLETIVQNGIREVLFALTPSIANDAVILYIEDKLGIYDLNFSKIAQGVPTGVSLENIDLLSLTRALEDRVRV, from the coding sequence ATGAACAATTCATTGGAAAAGTTTAACAGACTTGTTGAGGCACTCGGTGAGTTGCCGAGTATAGGAAAAAAGTCGGCGACAAGACTGGCGTATCACATGATTATGAATGATACCTTTGTAGGCATGAAAATAGCACATGCTATTGAAGATGCCCTGGGGAGTCTGAAAAAATGCAAAGAGTGTGGTGGCATGAGCGAAGATGAACTGTGTCATATCTGCTGTGACGAGACACGCGACACCTCCTTATTGTGCATAGTTGAAAATGCTAAAGATATTTTGCTTTTGGAAGAAAATGGTCTGTTTGACGGAAAATATTTTGTTCTGGAATCACTCGAAGAGTTAAGTATGGCACATCTTGAAACTATTGTACAAAATGGAATAAGAGAAGTGTTGTTTGCGCTTACACCCTCAATAGCAAATGATGCCGTCATTCTGTATATAGAAGACAAACTTGGCATATATGATTTGAATTTTTCTAAAATAGCACAGGGTGTTCCGACAGGAGTCAGTTTGGAAAATATAGATTTGTTGTCACTGACAAGGGCTTTGGAAGACAGGGTGAGAGTATGA
- the mltA gene encoding murein transglycosylase A yields the protein MKQTTLFFLMMTLFLGCSKHTQSLQPSKIKNVNFTKTSFAKLPGFQEQDYDEFLNNFINNCKSRQGQKIYKNLCQKALHVTDAKQFLLNNFTPYSIADKSGNKEGLLTGYYEARIYGSLYKSDTYKYPIYATPKDLVVVDLSAVYPELKNYRLRGKIHNNRLVPYYSRKEAKLNDLNASVICYCDSKIDRFFLQVQGSGKVILDDNSTMYIGYENQNGYKYKSIGKYLVQKGEISLQNISLQSIRKWLEEHPSQVDEILDYNPSLIFFVKRDKGATGALGLQLREKSSLAVDKKYIPLGNMLYLSSNLGKEKFNKIVFAQDTGGAIKGPLRADLFLGSEEDALKIAGQLQSPLQLWLFVPKRKEVDK from the coding sequence ATGAAACAAACAACTCTTTTTTTCCTGATGATGACACTTTTTTTAGGGTGTAGCAAACATACACAGTCACTACAGCCAAGTAAAATAAAAAATGTAAATTTTACCAAAACATCCTTTGCAAAACTTCCCGGATTTCAAGAACAAGATTATGATGAATTTTTAAATAATTTTATAAACAACTGTAAAAGCAGACAGGGACAAAAAATCTATAAAAATTTATGTCAAAAAGCCTTACATGTAACAGATGCAAAACAGTTTTTGCTCAATAACTTCACACCTTACTCCATAGCTGACAAAAGCGGAAACAAAGAGGGATTGTTAACCGGCTACTATGAAGCACGGATATACGGTTCTCTTTATAAGAGTGATACCTACAAATACCCGATTTATGCAACACCGAAGGATCTGGTTGTTGTAGATTTGAGTGCTGTATATCCAGAACTCAAAAACTACAGGCTTCGAGGGAAGATACACAACAACAGACTGGTTCCTTATTACAGCCGCAAAGAAGCAAAACTGAATGATTTAAATGCCTCGGTCATTTGCTACTGTGATTCCAAAATAGACAGATTTTTTCTACAGGTACAGGGCTCAGGAAAGGTAATCTTGGACGATAATTCGACAATGTATATAGGATATGAAAACCAAAATGGCTATAAATATAAGTCAATAGGAAAGTATTTGGTGCAAAAAGGAGAAATTTCTTTGCAAAACATCTCTTTGCAGAGTATCCGTAAATGGCTGGAGGAGCATCCCTCTCAGGTCGATGAGATACTTGATTATAATCCCTCTTTAATCTTTTTTGTAAAAAGAGACAAAGGGGCAACAGGTGCATTAGGGTTACAACTTCGAGAGAAAAGTTCTCTTGCAGTTGATAAAAAATATATTCCGTTAGGAAATATGCTATACTTATCATCAAATTTAGGAAAAGAAAAATTTAATAAAATTGTTTTTGCACAAGACACAGGTGGCGCTATTAAAGGTCCGCTGAGAGCTGATTTGTTTTTGGGCAGTGAAGAAGATGCATTGAAAATTGCCGGACAACTGCAATCACCGTTACAACTATGGTTGTTTGTGCCAAAAAGAAAAGAAGTGGATAAATGA
- the dnaJ gene encoding molecular chaperone DnaJ, translated as MEHLSYYEILEVSQNADKATIKKAYRTLAKKYHPDKNSGDKEAEHKFKLINEAYQCLSNDQQRSIYDRYGKEGLQGMGGGSRSSSSFDDLGSMFEEMFSGFGGGRARRQNPADMDKYPLDMNVDIVIDFNEAVFGCEKEIKYTYKKACEACKGTGAKDGKLSTCPQCKGQGQIYMKQGFMTFSQTCPVCNGTGSSAADKCRKCHGKGYEEVKETITISVPKGIDSGNRLRVSGKGNIGKKGNRGDLYVTFEVKPDKHFIRDDNDVYIEIPVFFTQAVKGDTLTIPSLTGELELKLDIGTKDKQRYVFRGEGIEDVHGHGKGDLIAVINIQYPKKLTDEQKELLDKIQDSFGIESKPHEGILDSVIDKMKNWFK; from the coding sequence ATGGAACATTTAAGCTATTATGAGATTTTAGAAGTATCACAAAATGCAGATAAGGCAACTATCAAAAAAGCTTACCGGACTTTGGCAAAAAAATATCATCCGGATAAAAACTCTGGAGATAAAGAGGCAGAACATAAATTTAAGCTTATTAATGAAGCCTATCAGTGTTTGAGCAATGACCAGCAACGCAGTATTTATGACCGTTACGGCAAAGAGGGTCTGCAGGGAATGGGTGGAGGCAGCCGTTCTTCTTCAAGTTTTGATGATTTGGGATCTATGTTTGAAGAGATGTTCAGCGGATTTGGCGGCGGACGCGCAAGACGTCAGAATCCTGCCGATATGGACAAATATCCGCTTGACATGAATGTTGATATTGTCATTGATTTTAATGAGGCTGTATTTGGCTGTGAGAAAGAGATAAAATATACCTACAAAAAAGCCTGTGAAGCATGTAAAGGTACAGGAGCAAAAGACGGCAAACTCTCAACATGTCCGCAATGTAAAGGACAGGGGCAAATCTATATGAAACAGGGCTTTATGACCTTTTCTCAAACCTGTCCGGTATGTAACGGAACAGGCAGTTCAGCTGCAGACAAATGTAGAAAATGCCATGGCAAGGGTTATGAAGAGGTAAAAGAGACTATTACCATCTCTGTGCCAAAAGGTATTGACAGCGGGAACCGCTTACGCGTTTCAGGAAAAGGAAATATTGGAAAAAAAGGAAACCGTGGCGACCTTTATGTAACATTTGAAGTCAAACCAGACAAACATTTTATAAGAGACGACAACGATGTATATATTGAAATTCCGGTATTTTTCACTCAAGCCGTTAAAGGGGATACCCTGACAATACCTTCTTTAACAGGTGAACTTGAGCTAAAACTTGACATCGGAACAAAAGACAAACAACGGTATGTATTTAGAGGTGAAGGGATAGAAGATGTCCACGGACACGGAAAAGGTGATTTAATCGCTGTGATCAACATTCAGTATCCTAAAAAACTGACTGATGAACAAAAAGAACTTTTGGACAAAATTCAAGACTCTTTTGGCATAGAATCAAAACCTCATGAAGGCATTTTGGATTCAGTGATAGACAAAATGAAAAACTGGTTTAAGTAA
- a CDS encoding class II aldolase and adducin N-terminal domain-containing protein — protein sequence MNKTRLKNQLSSLALSMFRKDFFGIYHGSISSKTDKSRFIINTKEAIFDNINEESLIELSFKQDYRWKQASIDANIHQGIYSHISEAKFICFSMPQFTTAYSLEHNIIIPKDYFGYTEIGLVEIIDPKQFEDWYERAQSEIILYFQTKKTNLMVIRGYGVYAYSRDMHEMAKKLAILEKSCRLLMLGESQTLCDYN from the coding sequence ATGAATAAAACACGCCTGAAAAATCAACTCTCATCACTGGCTCTTTCCATGTTTAGAAAAGATTTTTTTGGCATATATCACGGTTCAATATCTTCCAAAACAGACAAAAGCCGCTTTATCATCAACACAAAAGAGGCTATATTTGACAACATCAACGAAGAAAGTCTTATAGAGTTGTCTTTCAAACAGGACTACAGATGGAAACAGGCAAGTATAGACGCCAATATTCATCAGGGTATCTATTCGCATATTTCAGAAGCAAAATTTATATGCTTCAGTATGCCACAATTTACTACAGCCTATTCGCTTGAACATAACATTATCATCCCAAAAGATTATTTTGGATATACAGAGATAGGCTTGGTGGAAATAATTGATCCCAAACAATTTGAAGACTGGTATGAAAGAGCACAAAGTGAAATTATCTTGTATTTTCAAACAAAAAAGACAAATCTAATGGTGATTCGCGGATATGGGGTTTATGCATACAGCAGAGATATGCATGAAATGGCAAAAAAACTTGCCATTTTGGAAAAGAGCTGTCGACTGCTTATGTTAGGTGAGTCACAGACTCTTTGCGATTATAATTAA
- a CDS encoding adenosylmethionine--8-amino-7-oxononanoate transaminase: MKNNELKNRDLDVLWHPCTQMKDHETLPLIPIKKAHGIYLEDFEGNRYIDAISSWWVNMFGHTNEYINSKIKEQLDTLEHVILAGFTHEPVIRLSERLVKLTPANLDKCFYSDNGSSAVELALKMSYHAHYNDGKKKSLFVSLSNSYHGETIGALSVGDVKLYKETYEPLLIKTVQTPVPVDMSETAAVEAAQKFEELCQEKASQISALILEPLIQGAGYMHMYHAKYLVLVREICTKYDIHLIADEVMVGFGRTGELFACEKAGISPDFLILSKGLTGGYLPLSVVLTSNNIYAKFYCDYNEHKAFLHSHSYTGNALACAAANATLDIFENNNIIAKNKELAEYMSQKLQKFLQLPNVSQIRQTGMVCVVELQGYDAKERIGLKVYEYGLQHGVLLRPLGHIVYFMPPYVITKEEIDIMMDTAYEAIKNL, encoded by the coding sequence ATGAAAAACAATGAATTGAAAAACAGAGACCTGGATGTCCTTTGGCATCCGTGTACACAGATGAAAGACCACGAAACGCTGCCGCTTATTCCGATTAAAAAAGCACACGGCATTTACCTGGAAGATTTTGAGGGGAACAGGTATATAGATGCTATCAGTTCCTGGTGGGTAAACATGTTTGGACATACGAATGAATATATTAATTCAAAAATAAAAGAACAGCTTGATACTTTAGAACATGTTATCCTGGCAGGTTTTACACATGAGCCGGTTATAAGACTCTCAGAACGTCTTGTAAAACTAACACCGGCTAACCTGGATAAGTGTTTTTACTCAGATAACGGTTCTTCTGCTGTTGAGCTTGCTTTGAAGATGAGTTATCATGCACATTATAATGACGGAAAGAAAAAATCTCTTTTTGTCTCATTGAGCAACTCATACCATGGAGAAACCATAGGTGCTTTGAGTGTCGGAGATGTGAAACTTTACAAAGAGACCTATGAGCCTCTTTTGATTAAAACAGTTCAGACACCGGTTCCGGTTGACATGAGTGAGACGGCAGCTGTAGAAGCAGCGCAGAAGTTTGAAGAACTGTGTCAGGAAAAAGCATCGCAAATCAGTGCTTTGATATTAGAACCTCTTATACAGGGTGCAGGCTATATGCATATGTACCATGCAAAGTATCTGGTGCTTGTTCGGGAAATATGTACAAAATATGATATTCATCTTATAGCCGATGAGGTAATGGTTGGTTTTGGAAGAACAGGAGAACTTTTTGCCTGTGAAAAAGCAGGAATTTCACCGGACTTTCTTATTCTTTCAAAAGGCTTGACGGGTGGATATTTACCGCTTTCTGTGGTGCTGACTTCCAATAACATATATGCAAAATTCTACTGTGACTACAATGAACACAAAGCTTTTTTACACTCTCACTCCTATACAGGGAATGCCTTAGCCTGTGCCGCTGCAAATGCAACGCTTGATATTTTTGAAAATAACAATATTATTGCAAAAAACAAAGAGCTTGCAGAGTATATGTCACAAAAACTGCAGAAATTTTTACAATTACCAAACGTATCGCAAATCAGACAGACAGGTATGGTGTGTGTGGTAGAGTTACAAGGGTATGATGCGAAAGAGAGAATAGGGCTGAAGGTATATGAGTATGGATTGCAACATGGTGTTTTACTGCGCCCGCTTGGACATATAGTCTATTTTATGCCGCCTTATGTCATCACAAAAGAAGAGATAGATATTATGATGGATACGGCATACGAAGCTATAAAAAATCTTTAA
- a CDS encoding peptidylprolyl isomerase — protein MITWMQRHKKWLIITIWISTIAFVGAGFVGWGQYSYGNKAGAVAKVGNVEITNGELQKTYSRLYAQYNQMFQGNFDEEKAKQFGLDKQALQQLIQQALLINLAQSYDLIVSDEEMIEALKQQKAFYKNGAFDKETYKLVLSQNRLSIKEYETELRKELLIQKTLKLLPVKTSKNEENILNTIFNIADKINYKVLTLDDIQVSVDNEALKKFWQKQKNNFMNDVVYEVNFIKVAPVTKEFSDTEIATYYKENRTHFKGSDGKILPLEAAKEKVLSELNAKAMKDKALRTYIAFKKNKLQESIKPQSAQISKSNNPFNVQTLDTISKLALTKPYTKPININGTYYIFELTKIIPAKPKSFEEAKAEILPLYITQMKKEKLMKLVNDSVNTFIGKTSDFLTVTSVDKLAPLSKQEAADFLQKLFVSDKKRSSIALNNGKVVLYNILEQKLLTNKNNDVSDTVAKLKNTLFNEGLIKTLQNKYQTEIYIQGL, from the coding sequence ATGATTACATGGATGCAAAGACATAAGAAATGGCTTATTATAACTATATGGATTTCAACAATAGCATTTGTTGGAGCAGGCTTTGTCGGCTGGGGGCAATACAGCTATGGCAACAAAGCAGGTGCTGTTGCAAAAGTGGGAAATGTTGAAATTACAAACGGTGAACTGCAAAAAACCTATTCTCGTCTTTATGCACAGTATAATCAAATGTTTCAGGGAAACTTTGATGAAGAAAAAGCAAAACAGTTCGGATTGGACAAACAGGCACTCCAACAGTTGATACAGCAGGCACTGCTTATCAATCTTGCACAGTCATATGATCTTATTGTAAGTGATGAAGAGATGATTGAAGCACTCAAACAGCAAAAAGCTTTTTATAAAAACGGAGCATTCGACAAAGAGACATACAAACTTGTTCTTTCCCAAAACAGACTGAGTATCAAAGAGTATGAAACCGAGTTGCGAAAAGAACTTCTTATACAAAAAACCCTGAAACTTCTTCCTGTAAAAACATCAAAAAATGAAGAAAATATTTTAAACACGATTTTTAATATCGCAGACAAAATAAACTATAAAGTCCTTACACTTGACGACATTCAGGTTTCCGTAGACAATGAAGCATTAAAAAAGTTTTGGCAAAAACAGAAAAACAATTTTATGAATGATGTTGTTTACGAGGTTAATTTTATCAAGGTAGCCCCTGTAACAAAAGAATTCAGTGATACAGAGATTGCGACATACTACAAAGAAAACAGAACACATTTCAAAGGCAGTGACGGTAAAATTTTACCTCTTGAGGCAGCTAAAGAAAAAGTTCTCAGTGAGCTCAATGCAAAAGCGATGAAAGACAAAGCCTTACGAACATATATAGCATTTAAAAAGAACAAGCTTCAAGAAAGTATAAAACCGCAAAGTGCGCAAATCTCAAAATCAAACAATCCGTTCAATGTGCAGACACTCGATACAATTTCCAAACTGGCACTGACGAAACCATATACAAAACCGATAAATATCAACGGAACATACTATATTTTTGAGTTAACAAAAATAATACCTGCAAAACCAAAATCATTTGAAGAAGCAAAAGCAGAAATTTTACCACTCTATATAACACAAATGAAAAAAGAAAAGCTAATGAAACTTGTCAATGATTCTGTAAATACTTTTATAGGCAAAACTTCTGATTTTCTTACTGTGACTTCTGTAGACAAGTTGGCACCTCTGAGCAAACAAGAAGCTGCTGATTTCTTACAAAAACTGTTTGTGAGTGATAAAAAAAGATCTTCTATCGCTCTGAATAACGGAAAAGTTGTTTTATACAACATTTTGGAACAAAAACTGCTTACAAATAAAAACAACGATGTTAGCGACACTGTCGCAAAATTAAAAAATACTCTGTTTAACGAAGGGCTTATAAAAACGCTTCAAAACAAGTACCAAACTGAGATTTATATTCAAGGACTCTAA